The Macadamia integrifolia cultivar HAES 741 chromosome 4, SCU_Mint_v3, whole genome shotgun sequence genome contains the following window.
acccacacacacacatacatacacagaCAGTAGAGTTAATAATATACAAGGAAGTCTTTACAAATATACATCATTAtctgtaaaaaaaatataattactaCTGTTTCACGAAAGTGTATCGATCTGCAGAAGTCAATCCTATAGACTCCACGACCTCTGTATCTACATGGTTGCTAACTCCATCAAACTCCTATGTGGTTACCTTGCCCGGTGGTCCAAGTCTACCAGAATATACAACATGAAAACTGAACCTTACCTTTTCCTCTGCTGTACCCCTAATAACATATGGTTCCTAAATCTAAATCTTTTTAATTATCAGTTGATAGAGTTAAAAGTTTTGACTTTAATTCCTTTTAGATTTGTTACATTGTTTTTATATCATGCTTAATATCCTTTTCATAAACTATTTGTTACTCGTAAAAGTTGCTTTTATGTTCAATTTGGAGGAAATTATTTAGACATTCTCGTGTTTCATGTATGGATTGTGAATAATATGATTCAACGCCCCCCTGTTCCGGTTCCATCTTACATGATACCAGGGATCTTGGGTGGCAGCAAAGATATGCTCGTTTCTGTGGAAGAATTGTGGTTCTTTCAATTCTTTCACTGCTACTTTATCCGTTCCTTTGGGCTTGGACTGTAATTGGGACCCTTTGGTTTACAAGTGCAAGAAGCTGTGTAAGTTTCTGAATACTTTTTCTACAGGTAGAGAACATAAGTTGCAAACAAAggttcatttacatgtgcttcaTTATTTGTTACTTCCAGTTGCCTGAGGAAGGTCAGAAATGGGGTTTCCTTATTTGGTTGCTTTTCAGCTATTGTGGTCTCATTTGCATTGCCTGCATCTCTAAAGGAAAGGTTAGTTGCTTCCCAATCGATCCAATGTTTTCTTATCATTATTGATGAGTGAATAATCAGGTTGACttcatagaaattttttttggggatgcTCCACATTATCTATTGATTATGATGATATACCATTGCTGGAAGAGGAAATGCACAGCATCTTATTATTTGGTTAGCTGGAGTGATATCTGCTGAATATGGGACTGGATAATTGCATTATACCTCCATAGAAGATAGCAAGAAACACAATTATAGTTACAAGACCTATGGTCTGGGCCACATATTCATTTGACTGCCcttccacccccaccccccaaagaagaggaaaagaaccTATTAGCTTTTCTAAGGAATGTACAGATAGTTACAAAATCTTATGACTCATCATtctcattctttattttttttttccattcgcAATTTAATAGCTAGGTGACATCCAATGGAGGGATCTGATTTTTAAACATGAGATTTtgagtttcaactttcaaagaCCCAAAATCATCTATATGGTTCTCTGGTCAAGACCAAGAAGCTTTGCGATGCAATGGTGACCAAAGTATGCCATTCGACATTCATGAGCTCACTACAATTGCATGCCAGTTTCCTGATTACATGGAAAGGTTTGCATGAACTGAAATCGTTAATGGATATGTCTCTTCTATTcgatgagaattttttttggagGCCTGAAAATCCTGAAaggaaacaagagaaaatagggaaattCGAGTTTGATCAAGTCCCAAAAAGTACTGGTTGTTTTATGGTATGGAAAGGTTGGCTGGTTCAGATTTCCTCCAAATCTTTCATACTGTCACCATCCTCCCCTGCAAAGTTCATCCTTCCCACTCAGCCATGACCCAACAACTCTGCCCATTGATATCTTTCCTCATGATTGAATGACAATCTTGTAGGATGGGTGTAATTTGTTGATTCCCATGACTTTATTACTCcaaatgatttgatttgatcAGTGTGCTTGTGTTCTAAACAGTTCTGTTACCTTTGATATATTGACCCTAATTGAtacttttttttcctggttAGTGGTTGGCACGAAGGCAAGCACACCAGCTACGTGCTCAACAAGGGATTCCGATTTCAGAACATGGTGTAAGTTTTAAAATTCCTTGGGTTCGATTTTTCATTTAGTCCTGTAGTGCTTTTGTGAAACTTTCCTTTTAGTTAGTGGTTTCCTTTTGTGTGAACTTTAACGCTTTTCTACAACCTAGAAGGAAATATTCCTTTAAACAACCTTAGAAATTTCTAAATACCACATTAATCAGTTTGAACTAGAATTACGATGTTGTGGAGGGTTTGAATGTTTTATTCAACTATATACTGCATTCTATATGTATCACTTGCATGGAAAAATATTCTGCCTTAAAAAATTCTGCTATTGCAGTCTGTAGTTTAGAcattagaaagagaagaaatgtgaCCCAAAAGCGAAATTTTTTAACAGAATGGTTTCCTGGTCTGCGTAGTCCAGATGATGTCTCTGGACTGGCACTGGAATTTTGTGAATAAGTGGACCCCAAGGTCCCTTGCTTACATGTGAAGTTTCAGCCCAGACAGAGTtcgccaagtggcaaaataaagcaTGGGAAAATATAAGACTATCGAGATGgtgcatgccaatacatggtgtgcatgattgaatttgattctGAAATCTGACGCATGACAATACCAACCATTCTTTAGATGACTAATGGTGGAAAATGCAAAATCACTCTTACATGTGTCACGAAATGGCTTGCATTCAATAGGTTTCACAGTGAACTTGCAGTCTGGGAAATCTTTTGCCTCCAGTGGAACACCATTATTCTAGATGCACTGACACACCTGGCCCTTCTGATAAAATGGAGATATCTCCAGGAGTGGATACATCCTCCAATGGAACACCATTTTTCCAGATGTGTTGACACACCTGGCCCTTCTGATAAAATGGAGATATCTCCAGGAGCCACCATCAGACATCTCTATCCATTTGATAACAGGTAAAACAAAGCAACATTCTCCACCCCGTGTCAGTAGTTTTTTTCCCCTGCGGCCTGCGCATGTAAGTAAAAAATTAAACGTTGCaaaggtttatttatttatttattttttattgtggtCTATCCTAACCACCCAATGGGACTTTAACTACAGCTACATGAGAGAGGTTGGGGGAACATTACAAAGGTTAGTGATGGAACTTGTCTCAATGGGGTCCTCCCTTCCAAAAGCACTATGGGTGTGTTGGAAGCTTTTCAAGAGAAATAATTCTACCTTACTAAAGGCTTTTGACTTTCTCATATCATTGTCTACTTGGTGTTCAAGATGAACGTAAACTTCTAAATTTTGACGGACTTGGTATGCTTGTTTTGTTTTCCctcaaaattatattttatgtgAAAATTTTACTCCATGCAAAAATTGtcttgttatatatatatatatatatacacacacacacacacattgcaTTTTATGTCGAATCAAGCAGTGGAAAATCctattttaaaggaaaattttccttttttgtgtttttaatGGAACCTAGTGGAgccttaaattaaaaaaaaaaccgatgAGATTCCTCCATGTAAGATGGTTCACACTGTTCCCCTAACCATTCCCccgtccaaaaaaaaaaaaaaaaggaaaaagagcaCATAAAAAAGGGGCTTGGGATTGCTGGTCGGCACGACCATGGTCAGTCACTTGCTTTTTGGGGCATTTTGGACCCATGGTCTCAATTTTTAGGGTATTTTCGGACATTCATAAATATGGGGTGAAGAGTAACATGGACTAATGATAGaaaaaagattccattttgGCATCGCCAACCAGCAATCTTTTCTCCTAAATACATTAATAAAGTCCACTCTCAGACTTTTAGAATGATTCTCATTGGTTTTGAtagaattgagatttgagaaagaATTTTATATATCTGGGAATAGGGAACTGTTTAAGCAAGCATGCTAGAATTGATAGATAAACTCATTTTAAATAAGCTTGGCCGTTTTATATGAACCAAGGAGCAGAAGTTTATTCAGAAAATGAACTCAAATTTACTTATCCCACCTGTTTGGGGTCACCCACATTAGTCTTGTGTTCTGCCAATTAACTATATCTAGGCCCATATGTTCTTACCAGTTCAAAACAACACTGTTATTTCTCTTCTGATATCAGCTCAGTTCTTAATTTCTATTGCTGAATAAGAAAACGCAGCATGTGTTGTGTCGGTGAATtactttctttcccttcatttCTTCCCCAAACCCAGGCCTACATGATGAGTAGCACAAATCAGTGAAAGGCCAAAATGGATGTGGGTTGAGGTGGTGAGAAAAGCCTGGATGAATTATGGTTTGGAAGAAGGCAAGGCCCTTGATTTAGTGTAGTGGTGGAACTTGCATTTCTTcagttttgttcttttcttgatGAGCAAACTGTATTGCTGATTTCTACGGAGAAAGTTTCCTGCTATTTGGCTTCTTGTTCATGTTTCTGGAACCAGATCATGTTTATTCAAaaggtcatttttttttttctgtttcaggTTTTGGTTGACATGATTCGGGTACCTGATTGGGCTTTTGAAGCTGCTGGTCAGGAGATGAGAGGGATGGGCCAAGATACGGCTGGTTACCATCCAGGACTTTACTTGACTGCAACCCAGGTAATTGTTATTAGGTGTTAGCACTGGTGTTCTCCTTAATTGTAGTTGTGATGGGCCCCTGGTTTGTTGTTGGATATCCTTTTAGTAAACATGAGAACCACGTTTGGCTCTACATTTGACTTATGTTTAGATTTTGTTTTATGGAGCTCTACTATCGGGGCTTTGACTAGCACCTGGAGAATTAGTGAAGTTGATGCAGGATGAAACACCATCCTGGGGGTAATGTGCTTGCTATATATGAGCAATGATGACAAAAATCATTTAAAGCAACTTCTATTAAAATATTATGTGAATGAGAATTTCTGGAATGCACCTGTGCAAAAATTCTAGATTAACTTTAAAACAATGGCCATTGAAATAATTTCAAAGCCTACTGTGCCGgcattgaagaagagaaaagaagaaccaAAGGCAAGAGAGAGTGGCCTGacttaaataaaataaggagATGGCTGCCCCTCCCCTTCCCTCATGAAAGGTGGCATGTTGATCCTCTACTAGTGCTCCCATTGGTCCCCGTGCTGGTGCAGAGGCCACACTGCCTTATAGGGAGCCCTCTCCCATAAGATGATTACAACTTTACCCATAACTCACCACATACTACCAGATATACCCCAGAACAGTCGTAACACCTAATAACACGTAACAGCCATTTCTCACGTCTTCCTTAGATATTGTCCAATATCCACACACTAATAGAGATGATACTTACACCTTTCTATTTCCTTCttgtgaggtttttttttttcttgaactcCTCACAAATCACTGTTTTACCATTCATAAAACTAAACTACTGTTTTAGTGCCCCAGTGTCACTTATCCTCTTTGGGTTTAAGTCTCTATCTTGTGTTCCATGCTTGTCTATGATCACCTCCCTCAGTTGTTCGAGAGACTCAATGCTAAACCAACAAAGCTATTTCTCAAAGAGCGCTTTGCTTTTTGGATCGTCTCTAAGCCCCTATTTCATGGGCTTGCAAGCCCATTTAGATCTGACAAGGTGAAACTTCCTTGGTTtacttttcctcttcttttcctttgctTCAACTCCTCTTAGAAAGTACAGATGAGCCTCTTTATCTTCTTAGACCACCAAAGATGGGCTCAATAGGATCTAGGTAAGATAAACTGGAATGCCATGGCGTGGGCTTGAATAAATGCAATCGTCCCTGTCCCTCATTGAGTGGAATATTTCCTTCTACTTTGATAATCCGATATTCCTGCATTGTAGCCTCCTGTTTGTTCTCTTCAGCAAGAGGGAGTATAGCTAAGCTGTCAATTTGTGACTGTTTTCTATTGATTCCAGCATTTTTTCGGCCTCCTTCAACTGGGATGATTAAGCTCAATTTTGATGGGACCTCTAAGGGAAATTTGGGTCCTAGAGGTATTGCGGAGGCATTCTTGGATCAAAATGCCTAATCTATCGGGTATTTTCAGGTGTAATTGGCAGATCTGATTCTTTATTTGTGGAGTTGGACTTTGTTGTGATTTGGAGGTTTCTATCTATTTTGGAATAGGGTAGATTTTGTTATTGAATGTGACGTCTCCCTAGTCATCAAATGGTTGGAGATGAGAGAAGGGAGGTGGTCTTTGCCGTTCTCTTTATCTTATTAAGATCTGTAGTGCTATAAATAGGCTTCCGTTTTTTCTATATAAATAAAGTTCCATTCTGTCAAAGAAGTAAgggaaaagttttccttcactataGAGTAGGGTTCATCCATCATCCTAGGGTCATTAATACTCCCCCCTTCTTATCGGACAAATTCGATTATACCCCCACCACCCTTGTGCAACCCTCTCAACACCATTCGAAGGCATCGATCAAGGTATTCTCccttgacccttttttttttttttaatcctgaatattatctgggacccGAGATAGCccctagaattttattaaaactgAAACTGATAATAAAAAGACAAGGGGGGGACATAAGCCGCCTTACCCCAACCCAGGAGAGACAAGTCACACTATCActctcaaaacccaaaagaaaacccTTATCAAATAAACTATTACATTCTAAAGACTGGTAAACCAGCTTTGTCCTCTCGAATGATGCAAATAAGATCACCTGGAAGGGGATCATCaccatagaaaatcaaatttattgtagACTCACAAGCAAAATTAGCTAACCAATCCGCTGCTCGTGGCTTTGTCCTCTCGAATATTCTCCCTTGACCGTGGCTGAAGGAAAACTAGGTTtaagaaataatataaaatgTTGTCTTAAAATACCAATCTGTAAAAATAATGGTCTTCTTgaattgattcttttgattcccTTATTGGCTGATCCAGATATGTTATTACTTGGTTATGTTGCATATCTAGTGTTAACTCCTTTCATGATTCTGATAGAGCTGTGGTTTTCTGTGTTGGTTGGTTGCACGCAGAGAGAAGCAGTGGAGGCACTTATACAGGAACTTCCCAAGTTTAGGCTAAAAGCTGTTCCAACTGATTGCAGTGAATGCCCTATCTGCCTTGAAGAGTTCAGTGTAGGTAATGAGGTAGGTATTTCCTTAATTAGGAGTTACTCTATCATCCATAACTCCCAGTTCTGTACAAATGTCAGTTTGGAAGTTTCATCAGCGTCTTCTCTTTCACAATAAAGGGGCATTGTGATTGGTGAATTACCACCAGTCAATATGGATCCTTCCGAAGAGTGATTACATACTGTTGATCTTGCCCATGGTTCACATGTTTGTTtctggtctggtctggtctAATGGCTTCTTTCCCTCTCACAGCCTACAAATGGTGGCACTTAGAATACTCTGGCCATCTTTTTTATCTATCCATCTGACCTGCTTGATTGACTTTGCCTATGTAAGCAGTGGATTTATGTACTTTCAACTACTGTATTATAGGATCACATCCAAGTTGTTGCACCCAGGTGGTTCTAACCTGTGATAGCATGAGTGAAGTGTGGGAGGGATTATGATATGTATcgttttttgctttcttttatgtAAGAATTTTGGAACTCTTGAGCTCCAAGTCTCTTACTAGAACTGGTGCAGGTTCGTGGGCTTCCCTGTGCTCACAATTTCCATGTGGAATGCATTGATGAGTGGCTTCGGCTGAATGTAAAGTGTCCACGTTGCCGATGCTCTGTCTTCCCTAACCTTGACCTCAGTGCCCTCTCCAACCTCCAAGCTGATTCTGGGCGGACGTCTGCCAGTGTTGTGACCACCACACGCTATGTGCGAGCTCAGCCTGTTGGCCAGAGTTATCTGTTGAGGTTGCAGGGTCTGCTCAGACCAATCCGAACAGAGAATGTACCAGACAATGGTGTGGAAAGTGCCTTGGAAGCTGCTGAGGAAGGAAGATTGGCAACTGTCACTCAAGATCCCATCAGCATTACTCCTGCACCATTGAGGGAATGCATGGTTGTTGATCAGTCAACCCAGCTTCAACATTAATAGTACCCAATTCATATAGCCTTgtgctttttttgtttttttggggtggggggtgttaCCTGTTCATCTCATGCCTCGGCGCACTATTTTTACTGAGTTTATACAGAAGGAATAGTCATTAAC
Protein-coding sequences here:
- the LOC122075481 gene encoding E3 ubiquitin-protein ligase SIS3; this translates as MAIRGVDFKWYDGFFLSMLATSVIIVSINWKRYHLCIHPLHIWIVVDYTTVFVFRLLMFVDNGLAAGMGLDLGWQQRYARFCGRIVVLSILSLLLYPFLWAWTVIGTLWFTSARSCLPEEGQKWGFLIWLLFSYCGLICIACISKGKWLARRQAHQLRAQQGIPISEHGVLVDMIRVPDWAFEAAGQEMRGMGQDTAGYHPGLYLTATQREAVEALIQELPKFRLKAVPTDCSECPICLEEFSVGNEVRGLPCAHNFHVECIDEWLRLNVKCPRCRCSVFPNLDLSALSNLQADSGRTSASVVTTTRYVRAQPVGQSYLLRLQGLLRPIRTENVPDNGVESALEAAEEGRLATVTQDPISITPAPLRECMVVDQSTQLQH